The region CGCTGCGGGTGTAGCGGCGGCTAATGATTAACTGCCCCTCTTCAACCGGAATACCCTGCTCTTCCAGCAAAGCGGCCACACCGCCGGCGGCGCCAATTTCAAAAACCGCTTCCACCCGAAAATATTCGCAGCCGCTACGGATTAAGTCAGTGGAAGTACGGCTTCCCAGCAAAGTATTAAGCGCATCGATCAGGATGGATTTGCCTGCTCCCGTCTCGCCGGTGAGAATGTTAAGCCCGGGCGCAAATTCAACTTGAGCTTGGTCGATGAGGGCAAAATTGGTGACTGTCAATGATTTTAACATGCCAATCCTCTCCCGTCACTGTAGCAGTGCCTGGAATTTGGCCAACACCTCATTTACAGCTTCCGGCGGCTTGACCAGAACAAAAATTGTATCATCGCCCGCTACACTACCGATGACTTCCGACCATTTAGCGTGGTCAATGGTAGAAGCTACCGCCTGAGCGGTTCCAGGTAGTGTTTTAATGACAATGATATTTGTGCTAAAGTCTAAACCGATGACAGAGTCCTGGAAAATGCGCGCCATCCGCGACTGGGAATAGATGACGCTTTGCTCCGGCGGAAAAGCATACCGGTACCGCCCGTCGCCGGTAGGTACCTTAATCAGCATAAGCTCTTTGATGTCGCGTGAAACGGTGGCCTGGGTAACCTCAATGTTCTCTTTGCGTAGAGCTTCCGCC is a window of Sporolituus thermophilus DSM 23256 DNA encoding:
- the argR gene encoding arginine repressor translates to MKALRHAKIKEIIERQIIETQEELAEALRKENIEVTQATVSRDIKELMLIKVPTGDGRYRYAFPPEQSVIYSQSRMARIFQDSVIGLDFSTNIIVIKTLPGTAQAVASTIDHAKWSEVIGSVAGDDTIFVLVKPPEAVNEVLAKFQALLQ